The Microbulbifer hydrolyticus genome has a segment encoding these proteins:
- a CDS encoding M48 family metalloprotease has protein sequence MHTLIKLLAAILLATATGCAFNPATNRPDLVLMSEEKEVKIGREMHEKLVASTPIYNDPILTAYVEHVGQKIAKTSDRPDLTYHFTIIDSQDINAFALPGGYVYINRGLLTYLQSEAEMAAVLAHEVGHITARHAVRQKTAATGAGVASVLSVLVTGSGVVGDVANLWSTAAVKGYGRDMELEADRFGAQYMYNAGYDPQSMINVIALLKDQETFARRRARVEGKKQQSYHGVFSSHPRNDVRLREVVEAAGALPEDKKITKVEYYREKTEGIVYGQNAQESEKNRFNHKSLGFSMLFPEGWTVENQRTAIVGIAPDKSASLTIKVAKRDGNQPADMALRGVYDVRSLEQDEALSQYRLEGHTGKLPVSGEDVPERVAVLFYGSRQYILEGRVSEKPSDSEAQSEYDNLFLTSIRSFRPLRKTDMVKPDIKRVTYVQANDKTTFSSLARHMEIGEYAEEQLRLLNGYYPRGEPKPGEWIKIVR, from the coding sequence ATGCACACGCTCATCAAACTACTGGCAGCCATTCTGCTGGCCACGGCAACCGGCTGCGCCTTTAATCCGGCGACTAACCGGCCGGACCTGGTGCTGATGTCGGAAGAGAAAGAGGTCAAGATCGGACGCGAAATGCACGAGAAACTCGTCGCCAGCACCCCGATCTACAACGACCCGATCCTTACCGCGTATGTGGAGCACGTCGGCCAGAAAATCGCCAAGACCAGCGACAGGCCCGACCTCACCTACCACTTCACGATTATCGACAGTCAGGATATCAATGCTTTTGCGCTGCCCGGCGGCTATGTGTATATCAACCGTGGGCTGCTGACATATTTGCAGTCAGAAGCGGAGATGGCGGCCGTACTCGCACATGAGGTGGGTCACATCACCGCTCGCCACGCGGTGCGCCAGAAGACGGCGGCCACAGGCGCCGGCGTGGCCTCGGTGCTCTCGGTTCTGGTGACCGGTAGCGGTGTGGTTGGTGATGTCGCCAATCTGTGGAGTACCGCAGCGGTGAAGGGTTACGGCAGGGACATGGAACTGGAGGCGGACCGTTTTGGCGCCCAGTACATGTACAACGCGGGCTACGATCCACAGTCGATGATCAATGTGATTGCACTACTGAAAGATCAGGAGACTTTTGCCCGCCGGCGTGCCCGCGTCGAGGGCAAAAAGCAGCAGTCCTATCACGGTGTATTCTCGTCCCACCCCCGCAATGATGTGCGACTGCGCGAGGTGGTAGAAGCCGCCGGCGCACTGCCGGAAGACAAGAAAATCACCAAGGTGGAGTATTACCGGGAGAAAACCGAAGGCATTGTGTACGGACAAAATGCTCAGGAGAGCGAAAAAAATCGCTTCAACCACAAGAGCCTGGGCTTTTCAATGCTGTTTCCGGAGGGCTGGACGGTGGAAAACCAGCGCACCGCAATTGTGGGTATCGCCCCGGACAAGTCGGCAAGTCTGACGATCAAGGTGGCCAAGCGCGATGGCAATCAGCCCGCGGATATGGCACTGCGTGGTGTGTACGACGTGCGCAGCCTGGAGCAGGACGAGGCGCTGAGTCAGTACCGCCTGGAGGGGCATACGGGTAAACTGCCGGTCAGTGGTGAAGATGTACCGGAGCGGGTCGCGGTGCTGTTTTACGGTAGCCGCCAGTACATCCTGGAGGGACGCGTCAGTGAAAAGCCGTCGGATTCCGAGGCGCAGAGCGAATATGACAACCTGTTCTTGACCAGTATTCGCAGCTTCCGCCCGCTGCGGAAAACAGACATGGTGAAACCGGATATCAAGCGGGTCACCTACGTTCAGGCGAATGACAAAACCACCTTTTCCTCCCTCGCGCGGCATATGGAAATTGGCGAATACGCGGAGGAGCAGCTTCGCCTGCTCAATGGCTACTACCCGCGCGGTGAACCCAAGCCTGGTGAGTGGATCAAGATTGTGCGGTAA